One Aneurinibacillus migulanus genomic region harbors:
- a CDS encoding FliO/MopB family protein, with amino-acid sequence MRNGNIRTIGVFASFLLVSQHAKLAMASVSIPSEPSSKEVELASQTPSMLPLLLQTVFALALIVAIIYFLLRFVGRRSQTFFGRTGIRTLGGCSLGPQKSLQIVQIGSALYIVGVGENITLLRCIDSSEEVSELLDTLESKSESFGMATPSFGEWVNRFLKKEKADKEADVTAAFQMKMEEARKRRQSMEKELFTDGEKEDEK; translated from the coding sequence ATGAGAAACGGAAATATCCGAACGATTGGCGTTTTTGCTTCGTTTTTGTTAGTGAGCCAGCATGCTAAATTGGCGATGGCCAGTGTGTCGATTCCAAGTGAGCCTTCATCTAAGGAAGTCGAGTTAGCGTCGCAAACGCCGTCCATGTTGCCGCTGCTGCTGCAGACGGTATTTGCTCTTGCTTTGATTGTAGCGATTATTTATTTTCTGTTGCGTTTTGTAGGCAGACGTTCACAAACCTTTTTTGGCAGAACGGGTATTCGTACATTGGGTGGCTGTTCGTTAGGCCCGCAAAAATCGCTGCAAATTGTTCAAATTGGCTCTGCACTCTATATTGTCGGAGTCGGGGAGAATATCACATTGCTACGCTGTATTGATTCTTCGGAAGAAGTCAGTGAATTACTTGATACGCTGGAATCAAAATCCGAATCTTTTGGAATGGCTACGCCATCGTTTGGAGAGTGGGTAAACCGCTTCCTGAAAAAGGAGAAAGCGGATAAGGAAGCAGACGTAACTGCCGCTTTTCAAATGAAAATGGAAGAAGCACGCAAACGCCGGCAAAGTATGGAGAAAGAACTGTTTACGGACGGAGAGAAGGAAGACGAGAAATGA
- the fliP gene encoding flagellar type III secretion system pore protein FliP (The bacterial flagellar biogenesis protein FliP forms a type III secretion system (T3SS)-type pore required for flagellar assembly.): MKRFYILLSLLLCSWMLLPGQSFAAQVPIPGLDINIGTSNKPEDVSLTLQILLLFTVLSLAPSILIMMTCFTRIVIVLSFTRTALSTQQAPPTQVLIGLALFLTFFIMAPTFSEVNNQALQPYFKKQITQEQAVEKAVLPFKNFMVKHTRGKDLNLFLEYTKAPKPKTVKDIPLTALVPAYAISELKTALQIGFMIFIPFLVIDMVVASVLMAMGMMMLPPVMISLPFKILLFILVDGWYLVVKSLLLSFQ, encoded by the coding sequence ATGAAACGGTTTTATATACTACTGAGTCTGCTCTTGTGCTCATGGATGCTTCTGCCTGGACAAAGTTTCGCTGCGCAGGTGCCGATACCAGGCCTGGATATTAATATAGGCACATCGAACAAACCGGAGGATGTTTCGCTTACACTGCAGATTCTGCTCTTGTTTACTGTGTTGTCGCTGGCGCCTTCCATTCTAATCATGATGACGTGTTTTACGCGCATCGTCATCGTGCTTTCTTTTACACGGACAGCCTTATCCACGCAGCAGGCTCCACCTACTCAAGTGCTGATAGGATTGGCTTTATTTTTAACTTTCTTTATTATGGCTCCAACGTTTTCAGAGGTAAACAATCAAGCGTTGCAGCCGTACTTTAAAAAACAGATTACGCAGGAGCAGGCCGTGGAGAAAGCCGTTCTGCCATTTAAAAACTTTATGGTTAAGCACACGAGAGGAAAAGACTTGAACCTGTTTCTTGAATATACAAAGGCGCCGAAGCCGAAAACGGTAAAAGATATTCCGCTTACTGCTCTCGTGCCAGCTTATGCGATTAGCGAATTAAAAACCGCGCTGCAAATCGGGTTCATGATTTTTATTCCATTTCTCGTTATCGATATGGTAGTGGCAAGCGTACTGATGGCGATGGGGATGATGATGCTACCGCCTGTTATGATTTCCCTTCCGTTTAAAATTTTGCTATTCATTCTGGTAGACGGCTGGTATCTTGTCGTTAAGTCGTTGTTACTAAGCTTTCAATGA
- the fliQ gene encoding flagellar biosynthesis protein FliQ: MSQEFIISLAQQAVFVVLLTSAPLVGIALIAGLIVSIFQATTSIQEATLAFVPKIVATLLALVIFGPWMLSHLQEFTSNILSNLYKFIG, translated from the coding sequence GTGTCGCAGGAATTTATCATTTCGCTTGCACAGCAAGCTGTATTCGTCGTGCTGTTAACGAGCGCGCCATTGGTTGGTATTGCATTGATTGCCGGGTTGATTGTGAGTATTTTTCAGGCTACAACATCCATTCAGGAAGCGACGCTTGCATTCGTACCAAAAATCGTTGCGACACTGTTAGCACTCGTTATTTTTGGTCCCTGGATGCTTAGCCATTTGCAAGAGTTTACCTCTAATATTTTAAGCAATCTTTATAAATTTATAGGATAA
- the fliR gene encoding flagellar biosynthetic protein FliR: MTQLLEMLPAFLLVFIRITAFFVSAPIFSVRNIPAPFKIGLSFFIAFIAFPLLKADSVVTLDLDYVYLAIKEVLIGLLLGFLATLFLAAIQVAGSFIDMMLGLAMAAVFDPITGAQTPLMGNFKYMLTMLFILSANGHHLLIKGILASYQVVPLDRWLNGIGNGQLSSFIIEKFSYMFMSGMLLAAPLVSSLFVIDIALGIVAKTVPQMNIFVVGMPAKILAGFLILMIVFPGYFFVMSRLLGVLFTSMEHMIEIMGAVP; this comes from the coding sequence ATGACACAGCTATTAGAAATGTTACCGGCTTTCTTGCTTGTATTTATTCGAATCACGGCTTTTTTTGTGTCTGCGCCTATTTTTTCGGTACGAAACATTCCGGCACCGTTTAAGATTGGTTTATCTTTTTTCATCGCTTTTATCGCTTTTCCTTTGTTGAAGGCGGATAGTGTGGTCACGCTTGACTTAGATTATGTATATTTAGCGATAAAGGAAGTGCTTATCGGATTGTTACTCGGCTTTCTTGCCACTTTATTTCTGGCGGCAATTCAGGTCGCCGGCTCATTTATCGATATGATGCTTGGTTTGGCAATGGCAGCCGTGTTTGATCCGATTACAGGCGCACAGACCCCGCTAATGGGAAACTTCAAATATATGCTTACCATGCTGTTCATTCTATCGGCGAACGGCCATCATTTATTAATTAAAGGCATACTGGCAAGCTATCAGGTTGTACCGCTTGACCGCTGGTTGAACGGGATTGGGAACGGGCAATTGAGTTCTTTTATTATAGAGAAGTTTTCCTATATGTTTATGTCCGGAATGCTACTCGCAGCTCCGCTGGTCAGTTCGTTATTCGTGATAGATATCGCTCTTGGAATCGTAGCCAAAACCGTGCCGCAGATGAATATTTTTGTGGTTGGCATGCCAGCCAAGATTCTTGCAGGCTTTCTTATTCTTATGATTGTATTTCCAGGTTATTTTTTTGTTATGAGTCGTCTGCTCGGAGTGCTGTTCACTTCAATGGAGCACATGATAGAAATAATGGGGGCAGTGCCATGA
- the flhB gene encoding flagellar biosynthesis protein FlhB has translation MSRVRFHVDLQFFSGEKTEKATPRKRQKAREDGQVAKSQEVAAALILLVIFLFLLFMGKSMGERLYQFFQSFFNSHLLMELTEETTETLMIEMAYQAAMLIWPIFLIAVVIGFFANYIQFGLLFTTKPLAFKLDKLDPIKGAKKIFSLQALVNLVKSVLKVAFIGAAVWLILWNGKDDLLTLATKSIGDMLAVVGKLTLQMGFTVAILLVIIAIFDYMYQRFQHEKQLRMSKQDIKDEYKMMEGDPQIKGKIKQKQREMAMHRMMQEVPNADVVITNPTHFAVAVKYDGETMQAPMVIAKGQDFIALKIKEIARENEIITVENKPLARMLFAQVEIDQQIPEDLFQAVAEVLAYVYKLKGKI, from the coding sequence ATGAGTCGTGTGCGCTTTCACGTGGATTTACAATTTTTTTCTGGAGAAAAGACAGAAAAAGCAACACCACGAAAAAGACAGAAGGCAAGAGAAGATGGACAAGTGGCAAAAAGCCAGGAAGTGGCCGCGGCACTTATCCTTTTGGTTATCTTTTTGTTTTTACTTTTTATGGGCAAAAGTATGGGTGAGCGTCTCTATCAGTTTTTTCAATCGTTTTTTAATAGTCACTTGCTAATGGAGCTGACAGAAGAAACGACGGAAACACTAATGATAGAGATGGCATATCAAGCGGCTATGCTTATATGGCCTATTTTCTTGATTGCTGTCGTTATTGGCTTTTTTGCCAATTATATTCAATTTGGTCTTCTATTTACTACGAAGCCTCTCGCATTCAAACTTGATAAACTTGACCCAATTAAAGGCGCGAAAAAAATTTTTTCCTTGCAGGCGCTTGTTAATCTTGTTAAATCGGTCCTTAAGGTAGCATTTATTGGAGCAGCGGTATGGCTGATATTATGGAACGGAAAAGATGATTTGCTGACGCTAGCAACGAAGTCCATTGGAGATATGCTGGCCGTTGTAGGGAAATTGACACTGCAAATGGGCTTTACCGTCGCCATCCTGCTTGTTATTATTGCTATTTTTGATTACATGTATCAGCGTTTCCAGCATGAGAAGCAGCTTCGTATGTCCAAGCAGGATATTAAGGATGAGTACAAGATGATGGAAGGCGATCCGCAAATTAAAGGGAAAATCAAGCAGAAGCAGCGTGAGATGGCGATGCATCGCATGATGCAGGAAGTACCGAATGCGGATGTGGTCATTACGAACCCGACGCACTTTGCGGTTGCCGTTAAATATGATGGTGAAACAATGCAAGCGCCTATGGTTATTGCTAAAGGACAGGATTTTATTGCATTAAAGATTAAGGAAATTGCCCGGGAAAATGAAATTATTACGGTAGAGAATAAACCGCTGGCACGTATGCTGTTTGCACAAGTAGAAATTGACCAGCAAATTCCAGAGGATTTGTTTCAGGCGGTAGCTGAAGTGCTAGCGTATGTGTATAAATTAAAAGGAAAAATTTAA
- the flhA gene encoding flagellar biosynthesis protein FlhA, whose amino-acid sequence MNRKDLVIMGFVICIVIMLVIPMPNPLLDVLLIINISLSLTILLVAMNTNDPSQFSIFPSLLLITTLFRLALNVSSTRNILSHGEAGKVIESFGSFVIGGNAIVGFVVFLILTLINFLVITKGSERVAEVAARFALDAMPGKQMAIDADLNAGAISDAEAQQRRKKISQESEFFGAMDGATKFVKGDAIAGIVIFIINIIGGLIIGMVVHGMGFAEAAKTFTLLSVGDGLVSQVPALLLSTATGLIVTRSASEDNIGDDLVKQMAAYPRLFYVVAGTVALMGIFTPIGPLSTFPVAGVLAFGGFKLQQTMRTKEVELETSPEEAEMEEVRSPESVVSLLHIDPIEFEFGYGLIPLADANQGGDLLDRVIMIRRQCAIELGIVVPVIRIRDNIQLRPNEYVIKIKGNQVAQGEIMLDHYLAMSPGIDDESVVGIDTVEPAFGLPALWVTEEVKERAEMAGYTVVDPPSVVATHLTEIIKRYAHELLNRQETKSLIDNVRETSPALVEELVPNVLSVGDIQKVLQKLLREKISVRNLPTILETLADYGPYTKDTDLLAEYVRQSLSRQITLQFVAPGEPLQVITAGPSLEKTISDSIQQTEQGNYMAIDPDTSQRIFAALSEQVNRMLQMGQQPIILTSPAIRMYMRQLVERMMPEIPVLSYNELEPEIEIQSVGVVSI is encoded by the coding sequence ATGAATCGTAAAGATCTGGTTATTATGGGATTTGTAATTTGTATTGTCATTATGCTCGTTATTCCCATGCCTAATCCCCTTCTTGACGTTCTTTTGATTATTAATATTTCGCTGTCGCTTACGATTTTGCTGGTAGCGATGAATACAAATGATCCTTCGCAGTTCTCGATTTTTCCGTCGTTACTTTTGATTACGACGCTGTTTCGCCTGGCATTGAACGTATCGTCAACGAGGAACATTCTGTCGCATGGAGAAGCGGGAAAAGTTATCGAGTCATTCGGTTCGTTTGTAATTGGCGGCAATGCGATTGTCGGCTTTGTCGTTTTCTTGATTTTGACATTAATTAACTTTTTGGTTATCACGAAAGGTTCGGAACGTGTGGCCGAGGTAGCTGCAAGGTTTGCGCTTGATGCCATGCCAGGAAAACAGATGGCAATTGATGCCGATTTGAACGCTGGAGCAATTTCTGACGCGGAAGCACAGCAACGCCGGAAGAAAATCAGTCAGGAATCTGAGTTCTTTGGCGCTATGGATGGTGCAACCAAGTTTGTAAAAGGGGACGCTATTGCGGGCATTGTTATTTTTATTATTAATATTATTGGCGGTCTCATTATCGGGATGGTTGTTCATGGAATGGGTTTCGCGGAAGCGGCCAAAACATTTACGTTACTATCCGTCGGTGACGGGCTCGTAAGCCAGGTACCGGCGCTTCTATTGTCTACGGCAACGGGACTTATCGTCACCCGTTCCGCTTCGGAAGATAATATCGGTGATGACCTTGTTAAACAAATGGCGGCATACCCTCGTCTTTTCTATGTTGTAGCGGGCACTGTTGCTTTGATGGGAATCTTTACGCCAATAGGCCCTCTTTCTACTTTTCCGGTTGCCGGGGTGCTTGCTTTTGGCGGTTTTAAATTACAGCAAACGATGAGAACAAAAGAAGTTGAACTTGAAACCTCACCTGAAGAAGCAGAGATGGAAGAAGTTCGCAGCCCGGAAAGTGTAGTCAGCCTGTTGCATATTGACCCCATCGAGTTTGAATTCGGCTACGGGCTTATTCCGCTAGCGGACGCAAATCAGGGGGGCGATCTTCTTGATCGGGTTATTATGATTCGCCGTCAGTGTGCAATCGAGCTTGGTATTGTTGTACCGGTTATTCGGATTCGCGATAACATCCAACTACGCCCAAATGAGTATGTAATTAAGATAAAAGGCAACCAGGTAGCACAAGGCGAGATTATGCTCGATCACTATTTGGCGATGAGCCCGGGGATAGATGATGAATCTGTTGTTGGTATTGATACAGTAGAACCTGCCTTTGGCCTTCCGGCTCTTTGGGTAACGGAAGAAGTAAAAGAACGAGCAGAAATGGCAGGATACACGGTAGTCGATCCGCCTTCAGTCGTAGCGACCCATTTGACCGAGATTATCAAACGGTATGCACATGAGCTACTCAACCGTCAGGAAACCAAATCGCTTATTGATAATGTTCGTGAAACATCCCCTGCTTTAGTAGAAGAATTAGTACCAAACGTATTGAGCGTCGGGGATATACAAAAAGTACTGCAAAAACTGCTCCGGGAGAAAATTTCGGTTCGCAATCTCCCTACTATCCTGGAAACGTTAGCCGACTATGGACCATACACGAAAGATACGGATTTGCTGGCCGAATATGTACGTCAGTCGCTATCAAGGCAGATTACGCTGCAGTTTGTAGCGCCAGGTGAGCCGCTCCAAGTCATTACAGCGGGACCAAGTCTTGAAAAAACAATTTCTGACTCGATTCAGCAGACGGAACAAGGTAATTATATGGCCATTGACCCGGACACGTCACAGCGGATTTTTGCCGCGCTTTCTGAACAGGTTAATCGTATGCTACAGATGGGGCAACAGCCGATTATTTTAACTTCGCCAGCCATTCGTATGTACATGCGTCAGTTGGTTGAAAGAATGATGCCGGAAATTCCTGTGCTGTCCTATAACGAATTGGAACCTGAGATTGAAATTCAAAGCGTAGGGGTGGTGAGCATCTAA
- the flhF gene encoding flagellar biosynthesis protein FlhF, translating into MRVKKYIVDSMSDALQQIRTDLGKDAIILNTKPIKTGGFLGMFRKKKIEVIAAIDPNESKKTEQAKNIPMSPAPLGSSSVQPVPIPKKEEESTVAFSNVLQTVALQTEPAQRVPKEETQNGSVSKELEEMRGMLWKLMMADDKNTSLPEAFIPLRKRLQSQGIEEDVLASLFERMLKELSPEEIQDSKKVMQKAKKVMITMLQEASKKHGSLQTDISLVTFIGPTGVGKTTTLAKLAAESTLARQKKVGMITSDTYRIAAVEQLKTYANILNVPLKIVYSAEDLVPTLERLTGCDMIFMDTAGRNYRNKEYVEEINRLLRSPLPNETFLVLSITAKQEDLEAIIESFKDVRIDKVIFTKTDETRTYGSIFNLVIKYKLALSYITTGQNVPDDIETANPEKVAELILGEVRG; encoded by the coding sequence ATGCGTGTAAAAAAGTATATCGTTGATTCCATGTCGGATGCCCTCCAACAGATTCGAACTGATTTAGGGAAGGACGCCATTATTTTAAATACAAAGCCCATCAAGACTGGTGGGTTTTTAGGCATGTTCCGCAAAAAGAAAATCGAAGTCATTGCCGCTATTGATCCGAATGAATCCAAAAAAACGGAACAAGCAAAAAACATACCAATGTCTCCAGCTCCACTTGGTTCTTCTTCCGTACAGCCTGTACCTATACCGAAAAAAGAGGAAGAAAGCACGGTTGCCTTCTCAAATGTTTTGCAGACAGTTGCACTGCAAACAGAGCCTGCACAACGAGTACCAAAAGAAGAGACGCAGAACGGCTCCGTTTCAAAAGAACTAGAAGAAATGCGGGGGATGCTGTGGAAGCTTATGATGGCAGATGATAAAAACACGTCATTGCCCGAAGCGTTTATTCCGTTACGTAAACGTCTGCAAAGCCAAGGAATAGAGGAAGACGTTCTCGCATCTCTATTTGAGAGAATGCTGAAAGAACTGTCTCCGGAAGAGATACAGGACAGTAAGAAGGTAATGCAAAAAGCAAAGAAAGTCATGATTACTATGCTGCAGGAAGCTTCCAAGAAGCACGGTTCGCTGCAAACGGATATATCGCTCGTAACCTTCATTGGACCGACCGGTGTCGGGAAGACGACTACGCTTGCTAAGCTCGCGGCGGAAAGTACATTGGCAAGGCAGAAGAAAGTCGGCATGATAACATCAGATACGTATCGGATTGCTGCCGTAGAGCAGTTAAAAACATACGCTAATATTTTAAATGTTCCACTGAAAATTGTGTATTCCGCTGAAGATCTTGTGCCTACCCTGGAGCGACTTACAGGGTGCGATATGATTTTCATGGATACTGCCGGGAGAAACTACCGTAACAAAGAGTATGTGGAGGAGATTAATAGATTGCTCCGTTCTCCATTGCCGAATGAGACTTTTCTCGTCTTGAGCATTACTGCAAAGCAGGAAGATTTGGAAGCCATTATAGAAAGTTTCAAGGATGTCCGAATCGACAAAGTAATTTTTACAAAAACGGACGAGACAAGAACGTACGGTTCGATTTTTAATTTGGTCATTAAATATAAACTTGCGCTTTCGTACATTACGACAGGACAAAATGTGCCTGATGATATTGAAACGGCTAATCCGGAAAAAGTGGCAGAGCTGATTCTAGGAGAGGTGCGCGGATGA